TTCACATGACACCCATGTAAAGGCCTGTGCTTCCGCCAAGATTCTTTAGTGGAAATGCATGGGTCTGTTGGTTTGCCAAGGCAAAGAAGGTAAAGTAGTTTAGACATTGATGAGCATAACAGTTCAACCGGGTTTTGGATGATCGGCGGTAAATGAATGCAGACACCTAAGACAAAACTGCAAAGAGAAGTCGGTGTCGGGAATATTGGGCTTCCAAGTATAAATTAAGCTTCTGTACTACAAAGTAACcggaaataaaacaaaagagaatGCTTAGGAGCCAAAACATGAAAGTTCAGGACTACTATACAGCTCCCTCCTTAACCTTAGCAGCACATGAAGAACTAGAGATTTATCAAATTCGTGAACACAgtgagaaaatgaataaaacaacatcaagcttaaaaaaaaaaatccccttttcgtttcttgtttttcctcaCTTCATCAAACACCTAAGACTGGCTCGATATCTTTAAGAAGTCCAACTATCTGCTGCATGCTCGGCCGCTTCGAGGGCAGGTCGGCTGTGCAGAGATAACCGATCTTGAGGGCTTCCTCCATCTGGTCATCGGGTCCGGTTCCGCGAAGTTTTGGATCAATGGCTCTTGATCCCTGGCTGTGTCTCACCCACCCCCTAACCCAATCCACCAAAtttgcctctctctcctctggaTATTCATCTCCGATCGGCTTTTTCCCTGTAATGAGCTCGAAAAGAACCACGCCAAAGCAATATACATCGGATTTCGATGTTGGGGACTCATATCCAGGTTCAGAGAATTCTGGCGGAACATACCCGGGTGACCCACGAGCAATCTCTTCATCCAATCCATTTCCAAACACCTTAGCCAACCCAAAATCAGATAATCTCGGTTCCAAGTTGTAGTCGAGGTAAATGCTACTAGCTTTAACATCCCGATGTATTATTGAAGGGAAGCACCCGTGGTGTAGAAATGCCAGAGCTCGCGCTGTGCCAAGGGCTATTTTGTGTCGAAATCTCCAAGTGGTCAACAGTGCTTCAGATCCTACATTTTGAATGCCATTATTCTCGTCATCCTCCCACGTATCTGTGCTCCAGTCCTCCGTGGTCTGAACACCCAGTGGCAAGTCGTGAAGCAAGTTCTGCAAGTTCCCGTTCTCCATGTAATCATATATGGCAATCCTCTGGTCCCCGGCTAAGCAGTATCCAGTTAGCGGGACAAGATTCGGGTGTTTGATCCGGCCGAGATACTCGAGCTCCTTGGCCACTTCTTGATCAGTCAACGTGGAACCACGAACCAAAACTTTGACAGCTACATGGATTCCACCAGGCAGGAAACCCCTGTACACGGGCCCAAACTTTCCCTCGGCCAAAAGGGTGCCACGGTCAAAATTTGATGTTGCAGACAAGAGGTCAGCAAAGGTGATATTCAACAAAGGCTTCTCGAATATTACAACCGGGACTGATGTGGCTTGCTTTACATCGGCCACCCATGTGGTTGAATCGGTTTGAAACAAGAAAGGACCTGAAATTTGTTGCTCTTCCTTGTATGAGGTCTGTTTTACAGCccacaattttgtttttcttctgcaACCGAAGGCCAGAAATAGCAGTCCAGCAAGCAAACAGACCATTGAGAGGGATAAAGCAAGCGCAAGCTTCAGTCCCTTGTCTCGGGGAgcttttcttttaaagaatGCTGGGTTGGCAGCAATGGGGCAGCTATTCATTGACCCCAAGAAGGCTTTTTGGAGGTTTTCTGGGGAAAATCCATTTGCACAGAAGGTTAAGTTGTTGTAAGAGAAGTTGTATCGTTCCATCCAAGGGAGCTTCTCCAAGAGTGACATTGGGATTTCTCCGGtcaaattattttgagaaaCATCGAGGTTTTGGAGGCCTGGAACGCTTAGAGAGGGGATTTGTCCACTGAGATGATTCTCAGAGAGATCGAGTGTCTTCAAATGACTCAACTCCGAAATTTTACTGGGAATGTGACCAGTGAGACTGGTTTTGGACAAATTAAGATATTCTAAACCAGAGAGGACTTCAAATCTTGGGAACTCCTGCCTGGTAAATCTATTATGTGCAAGACTTAGGTATCTAAGTTTCCGGGATTCAGTCAAACTGTGTAAAATCTCTCCGCTGAGCTGATTCTCAGACAAATCTAGATAAACCAGATTAGACCAGTTATAGGTGGAATTGAACCGTACCTGAGAAATGTGACCTTGGAACTGGTTCTTGCTCAGGTCGATAACCTGCAACATCTCCTGGAAGGCACCAAGCACCGATCCTCGAAACGAATTCCGGGAAATGTTGAGAGTGGTGATCGATTTCAGCCCTGAGAAATCCGTGTCATGCCCATGAATCTCATTGTTTGCTAGGTTCAAGGTTTTGAGTTTAGGGAAAGCGGCACCGAATTCATCAGGAAGAGACCCATTTAGCTGATTTGATGAAAGATCAATGAGGACAAGCGACTGGCACTTCAGAATGCTGGGTGGAATGCTCCATTGAAACCCATTCCCATCTAGTCTAAGGACTTGAAGATTCTGAAGAGAGCCAATAGCTGCAGGAATTTCACCAGAGAAATTGTTGCCAGAAACATCAATAACTTCAAGCGAACCAAAGTTGCCAATGTTGCTCGAGAGAGACCCAGAAATCTGGTTGAAGGAGAGGTTTAGGCTCTCAAGTGAGCCTAAACTCCAGAAATCTGAAGGCAACCCAGTGATATTGTTGTTGCTAAGATCCAAAGTTTGGAGCTTGCTAAGCTTCCCTAGGGTAGTATCCGGAATAGGACCAGACAGACCTAAACCAGGAGCTAGAAACTTAACGACATTCTTTTGTTCGGCATCACAGAAAACTCCCTGCCATGAGCAAACAGGAGAAGAGAAGTTGTAGACATGAGAAGAAGCGAGACCCATCTTCCGCAAGAATTCGGACACAAAAGACCCGTCCGAGTTTGGCTGTTGAGAAGCCAAAGGCCTAGTGCAAATGGCCAAAACCAGCAGGTAGCCAAACAAGCCGAGACCCATTTGAGATATACCAAGATCTCTCAACACAGAGAAATAAGACTGGGACGACTTACTCCAACCTAAAAAGAATCCCCAATTCAAAGCTCCAAGGCCACCATAACTCCTTCATAAATGGCTCTGGGCACAGGCTAGACAGTACTTCTCAGGCTGCTTTAGCTCCATTTAAATCCCAAAAAACCACCACCAAGCAGGAGGGTATGGGTTTATTGCACTAGCCAGACAAGGGTCGTCACAAAAGAACCAACTTTGCTACTGCATATGGGCATTTCTTGAGATGCccggaaaaccccaaaaaacTGGCTGTTGAAACCATTTAAGTTCGAATGTAAACTGCTAAGAGAAGCAAAGGGTGGTTTTGAAAGGACTGTGCTTGCTTTTAGTGGTTCTTCAGAGAAAAGGGTAAGAGCTCGCCTTTGTCTTAGCTTGCAGGTTCAAGGAAGACAACAAAAGCAAAACCGAAGCAACGCTCTTTTGTCTCTGCCTACAACCTCACACACATGACATGCGAAATCAGCCTAGCTCCATCCGTGAcggttttcttttctatttggtGCACTGTGCAGTATGAACTATTctgggcagagagagagagagagagggtgtgacGGGTCGTTAAAGAACAGTATATGTTGGTAGGAAAAGGCTTTGAAAAAGTTGGAGGGGGTTGAATTGAAGACAAATCTCTCTTGGGCTGGTGAAATTTATCAGTGATGTTGGTGGGTATTCAATGAATTCTTcaccgtgttttttttttttttttttctttttccgatcGCCTTTCCCCACTTGAATGCAAGTTGATCTGATTTCTTTCCGGTAGGGGAAAGCGAAAGCGAAATATGGTAGCACTTGTCAAAGTCAAGACACGGTTTCTTTGGCCTTCATTTGGACGTCAATTTTAAGTGCAGTCAAACATTAGTGCACTCAAAAGTTGATGCTTTTCGAGATAAacacttttattttgttcaaagcACCAGGTATAATAAgattatttttctgaaattgatATGTTAATGAACTCGACGTGTTATGATGGAAAAATTATAAAGGTCCAAGGTGgccccattttctcaaataaaaaaataaagattgagtttgtttcaaatgagaacttgaAGTGGCCTAactgtttcaaagaagggtttaattaaagatatttttgtcatttgtttttattttttttctttttcctttctttctttctttctttctttttttctcttcccgcCGGTGGGCGGCCGCCCGTCGACGAGGACCTCGCCCGGGCACCTTAAGGCTACCCTTGTCGGCCTAGTTTCGccaggcgagggccgcccttgGCTCACC
This genomic interval from Rhodamnia argentea isolate NSW1041297 chromosome 4, ASM2092103v1, whole genome shotgun sequence contains the following:
- the LOC115752620 gene encoding probable LRR receptor-like serine/threonine-protein kinase At2g24230 — its product is MGLGLFGYLLVLAICTRPLASQQPNSDGSFVSEFLRKMGLASSHVYNFSSPVCSWQGVFCDAEQKNVVKFLAPGLGLSGPIPDTTLGKLSKLQTLDLSNNNITGLPSDFWSLGSLESLNLSFNQISGSLSSNIGNFGSLEVIDVSGNNFSGEIPAAIGSLQNLQVLRLDGNGFQWSIPPSILKCQSLVLIDLSSNQLNGSLPDEFGAAFPKLKTLNLANNEIHGHDTDFSGLKSITTLNISRNSFRGSVLGAFQEMLQVIDLSKNQFQGHISQVRFNSTYNWSNLVYLDLSENQLSGEILHSLTESRKLRYLSLAHNRFTRQEFPRFEVLSGLEYLNLSKTSLTGHIPSKISELSHLKTLDLSENHLSGQIPSLSVPGLQNLDVSQNNLTGEIPMSLLEKLPWMERYNFSYNNLTFCANGFSPENLQKAFLGSMNSCPIAANPAFFKRKAPRDKGLKLALALSLSMVCLLAGLLFLAFGCRRKTKLWAVKQTSYKEEQQISGPFLFQTDSTTWVADVKQATSVPVVIFEKPLLNITFADLLSATSNFDRGTLLAEGKFGPVYRGFLPGGIHVAVKVLVRGSTLTDQEVAKELEYLGRIKHPNLVPLTGYCLAGDQRIAIYDYMENGNLQNLLHDLPLGVQTTEDWSTDTWEDDENNGIQNVGSEALLTTWRFRHKIALGTARALAFLHHGCFPSIIHRDVKASSIYLDYNLEPRLSDFGLAKVFGNGLDEEIARGSPGYVPPEFSEPGYESPTSKSDVYCFGVVLFELITGKKPIGDEYPEEREANLVDWVRGWVRHSQGSRAIDPKLRGTGPDDQMEEALKIGYLCTADLPSKRPSMQQIVGLLKDIEPVLGV